Proteins encoded by one window of Kribbella flavida DSM 17836:
- a CDS encoding cytochrome P450 yields the protein MKMFPRQVSMPLRRSGLDPVPELGQIREAAPVHKLAHLFGLNVFMVSGHAEAKAVLADSTNFSNDIRPLVGSDPNKPSEGIGGLGFTDPPDHTRLRKLLTPEFTKRRLARLEPAIEKIVADQLDLMEAKGPVVDLVADFAFNVPFLLIADLLGVEESDRDRFRALGPARFDLSGGGIGVFGSASESRDFLFEIVGKQRKHPGDGLIGSIIREHGDTIDDIELGGLADGVFLGGYETSASMLALGTLVLLRDPANFALIREDPTAVDGMVEELLRYLTVVQVAFPRFARHDQELFGHQVKKGDLVAVSLSGADRDKTVFGPDAEEFWPRRAPAAHLAFGHGMHRCVGAELARMELRAAFTALAHRFPDLSLAVPEQQLRFRDFSIVYGVESLPVQLHAAAKSQQAVG from the coding sequence ATGAAGATGTTCCCCCGCCAGGTCTCGATGCCGCTGCGCCGCAGCGGGCTCGACCCGGTCCCGGAACTGGGGCAGATCCGGGAGGCCGCGCCGGTGCACAAGCTGGCCCATCTGTTCGGGCTGAACGTCTTCATGGTCAGCGGGCACGCCGAGGCCAAGGCCGTGCTGGCCGACAGCACCAACTTCAGCAACGACATCCGTCCGCTGGTCGGCTCGGACCCGAACAAGCCGTCCGAGGGCATCGGCGGCCTCGGCTTCACCGACCCGCCGGACCACACCCGGCTGCGCAAGCTGCTGACGCCGGAGTTCACCAAGCGCCGGCTGGCCCGGCTGGAGCCGGCGATCGAGAAGATCGTCGCCGACCAGCTCGACCTGATGGAGGCCAAGGGCCCGGTCGTCGACCTGGTCGCGGACTTCGCCTTCAACGTGCCGTTCCTGCTGATCGCCGACCTGCTCGGCGTCGAGGAGTCCGACCGGGACAGGTTCCGCGCGCTGGGCCCGGCCCGGTTCGACCTGTCCGGCGGTGGCATCGGCGTGTTCGGCTCGGCCAGCGAGTCGCGCGACTTCCTGTTCGAGATCGTCGGCAAGCAGCGCAAGCATCCCGGCGACGGCCTGATCGGCTCGATCATTCGCGAGCACGGCGACACCATCGACGACATCGAGCTCGGCGGTCTGGCCGACGGCGTCTTCCTGGGCGGCTACGAGACCTCGGCCAGCATGCTGGCGCTCGGCACGCTGGTGCTGCTGCGCGACCCGGCGAACTTCGCCCTGATCCGCGAGGACCCGACCGCCGTCGACGGCATGGTCGAGGAGTTGCTGCGCTACCTGACCGTGGTCCAGGTGGCCTTCCCCCGCTTCGCCCGGCACGACCAGGAACTGTTCGGCCACCAGGTGAAGAAGGGCGACCTGGTCGCGGTCTCGCTGTCCGGCGCCGACCGGGACAAGACCGTCTTCGGCCCGGACGCGGAGGAGTTCTGGCCGCGCCGCGCGCCGGCCGCGCACCTCGCGTTCGGGCACGGCATGCACCGCTGCGTCGGCGCCGAGCTGGCCCGGATGGAGCTGCGGGCCGCGTTCACCGCGCTGGCGCACCGGTTCCCCGACCTGTCGCTGGCGGTGCCCGAGCAGCAGCTGCGGTTCCGCGACTTCTCCATCGTGTACGGCGTGGAGTCGCTGCCGGTCCAGCTGCACGCCGCGGCGAAGTCGCAGCAGGCCGTCGGCTGA